A single genomic interval of Helianthus annuus cultivar XRQ/B chromosome 13, HanXRQr2.0-SUNRISE, whole genome shotgun sequence harbors:
- the LOC118479404 gene encoding receptor-like protein kinase FERONIA, translating into MEMGFLSKESDVYSFGVVLFEILCGRLCYEYHNHELTKILVPEWRRCYDENRLDEIILPGLKEQMHPGSLKSFSAIAYQCVMRDHEERPTMGEVVEELEFSLEQQMIHIRFSMITYVIWGDKRAIQITAGTVIPA; encoded by the exons ATGGAAATGGGTTTCCTATCAAAGGAGTCTGATGTGTACTCTTTTGGAGTAGTGttgtttgaaattttgtgtgggAGATTATGCTATGAGTATCATAATCATGAGTTGACTAAAATTTTAGTGCCAGAGTGGAGACGTTGCTACGATGAAAATAGGTTAGATGAGATTATTCTTCCTGGTCTGAAAGAACAAATGCATCCAGGTTCTTTGAAATCATTTTCGGCCATTGCCTACCAATGTGTGATGAGAGATCATGAAGAGCGGCCGACAATGGGTGAGGTCGTAGAAGAACTTGAGTTTTCACTCGAACAACAA ATGATACATATTCGGTTTAGTATGATAACTTATGTAATTTGGGGTGATAAGCGGGCAATTCAAATAACTGCCGGAACAGTTATTCCCGCCTAA
- the LOC110901728 gene encoding probable serine/threonine-protein kinase PBL25 produces the protein MKDVVSATNNFDSTKLIGCGGFGKVYKGELSSPNGRTTVAFKKLDRRQGQGNIEFWKEVMMLSKYKHENLISLLHICIEGDETILVYEYASRGSLDRYLTDASTLTWIRRLKICVGAVRGLHFLHDLEETQQRVLHRDIKSANILLDENWTAKVSDFGL, from the coding sequence ATGAAAGATGTAGTATCAGCTACCAATAATTTTGATTCCACCAAACTGATTGGCTGTGGTGGATTTGGGAAGGTGTATAAAGGGGAACTCTCTTCCCCGAACGGACGAACCACAGTTGCTTTTAAGAAGTTAGATCGTAGACAAGGACAAGGGAACATTGAGTTTTGGAAGGAGGTCATGATGCTTTCCAAATATAAACATGAAAATCTTATCTCACTCTTGCACATTTGCATCGAAGGTGATGAGACGATCCTCGTGTATGAGTATGCTTCTCGTGGTAGCCTCGATAGATATCTAACCGATGCTAGTACTCTCACTTGGATCCGACGCCTGAAGATATGTGTCGGAGCTGTGCGTGGGTTACATTTCTTACATGATCTCGAAGAGACGCAACAAAGAGTTCTTCATCGAGACATCAAAAGCGCAAACATTCTTTTGGACGAGAATTGGACGGCTAAAGTATCTGATTTTGGGCTGTAA